A window of Nerophis ophidion isolate RoL-2023_Sa linkage group LG17, RoL_Noph_v1.0, whole genome shotgun sequence contains these coding sequences:
- the brcc3 gene encoding lys-63-specific deubiquitinase: MSASAVHLESDAFLVCMNHALSTEKEEVMGLCIGEVEAGRVVHIHSVIILRRSDKRKDRVEISPEQLSAASTEAERLAAISGRGMRVVGWYHSHPHITVWPSHVDVRTQAMYQMLDRGFVGLIFSCFVEDKTTRTGRLLYTCFQSAQAQKGADYERLEIPVHVLPREAIGKVCLESAVDLPRILCQEEQDTYRKIHSLAHLDPVTKIHNGSVFTKNLCSQMSAVSGPLLQWLEDRLEHNKRSIAELQREKERLTRELSAP; this comes from the coding sequence ATGTCGGCCAGTGCGGTCCACCTGGAGTCCGACGCCTTCCTGGTGTGCATGAACCACGCCTTGAGCACCGAGAAGGAGGAGGTGATGGGTCTGTGCATCGGCGAGGTGGAGGCGGGCCGCGTGGTCCACATCCACTCCGTCATCATCCTCCGCCGCTCCGACAAGCGCAAGGACCGCGTGGAGATCTCCCCGGAGCAGCTGTCCGCCGCCTCCACGGAGGCCGAGCGTCTGGCGGCCATCAGCGGCCGAGGCATGCGGGTGGTGGGCTGGTACCACTCCCACCCGCACATCACCGTCTGGCCCTCGCACGTCGACGTCCGCACGCAGGCCATGTACCAGATGCTGGACCGCGGCTTCGTGGGCCTCATCTTCTCCTGCTTCGTGGAGGACAAGACCACCAGGACGGGCCGCCTGCTCTACACCTGCTTCCAGTCCGCCCAGGCCCAGAAGGGCGCCGACTACGAGCGCCTGGAGATCCCCGTCCACGTCCTGCCGCGGGAGGCCATCGGCAAAGTCTGCCTGGAGTCGGCGGTGGATCTGCCGCGGATCCTCTGCCAGGAGGAGCAGGACACCTACCGCAAGATCCACAGCCTGGCCCACTTGGACCCGGTCACCAAGATCCACAACGGCTCGGTGTTCACCAAGAACCTGTGCAGCCAGATGTCGGCGGTGAGCGGGCCGCTGCTGCAGTGGCTGGAGGACCGGCTGGAGCACAACAAGCGGAGCATCGCCGAGCTCCAGCGGGAGAAGGAGAGGCTGACGCGGGAGCTGAGCGCGCCTTGA